The DNA region TGCTATTCGAATTCTTGATTTGTCCCACAATAACTTGAGTGGAACAATTCCGCAATGCTTTGGAAATTTGAGCAACGGCCTTGAATTCTTGAATCTAAAGAAGAACAAGTTGAATGGGACGATTCCTCCAACGTTTGCAAAGGGATGCCAGTTGAGTAATTTCAACTTAAATGGAAATCTGTTAGAAGGGCCTTTGACACCATCCATCCTTAACTGTAGAGGTCTGGAAGTGCTAGATCTTGGTAACAACAAGATCAATGATACATTTCCTTATTGGTTGGGAAGTCTTCCACAACTACAAGTTCTTGTACTAAAGTCAAATCAAATGCATGATTCCTTGCATGACCATAGCTCCAAGTTTAGCCATTGTTTctctaaaatccaaattttagacctttcaagtaattatttttctggACCCCTACCTGTGAGACACATCAACAACTTCAAGGCTATCATAAATCTCAAGAAAAAAGGTAGTGCAAGGTCATACATGGGTGTGGAGTATGATTATATCAATAGCGGCTTCTATACCTATTCCATTGGAATTGTTATGAAAGGACACTATAtagaatttgaaaaaattttcaccATGTAGATGATCATTGATCTCTCAAACAATCAGTTTGAAGGAGAGATTCCAAAGGTTATTGGGAAGCTTAACTTATTGAAAGGGCTGAACCTTTCTCATAATAACCTTAATGGTAGGATCCCCACTTCAATAGGGAATTTGACAATTCTTGAATGGTTGGACCTATCTTCAAACAAGTTGGCTGGGACAATTCCAAATAGATTTGTAGATCTAGCATTTCTTTCGTCCTTCAATGTTTTTGAAAATCATCTCCATGGTCAGATTCCTCAAGGCAAACAGTTCAACACATTTGGGAATGATTCATATGAAGGAAACAAGGGACTATGTGGATTTCCGGTCTCGAAAGGTTGCAACATCATTGAACCACCAGCTCCAAATGTGTTTGAAAAAGATGGTTCAAAATCAAAAATTGCTTTTGGTTGGCAAGTGGTGTTGATAGGTTATGGATGCGGAGTAGTGTTCGGAATGGCCGTGGGGTATGTCGTTTTCCAAATTGGTAAGCCGAAATGGTTGGTGAACTTGGTTGAAAACCAACATGAGAAGAGGCGGAGAAGAAAGTCAAAGAATGGCAATCGCGAAAATGGACGAAGAAGGATCTAGTTGGTGGAAATGATGTTCAAGCGTTTATGTTTTATCTTTATAATTTCTTGTTTTGAAGTCTGtcgaaatgttttttttttcctatgGTGATGGGTTGCATTCGCATGCATCTGTCTTTATTATTGTAACAATTCATCAGTATTTTATTGCATTACGTAGGGGTTTATTCTGAATATTGTAACATTTTGTATTGTGCAACGATTTATGTCTTCTTTCATGAATTACAATTTTTAGTCTCAATAATCTCTGCTTTCAAGATTCTGCAGTAAAAGCTTAGTTTCACGGACATAGTAATATAATGAATTCAAACATCAATTGTCCTTATTTCCTTTAGTTAGCTTATTAATTGGTGGATCAAATTTCTAGCAGTCTTCTTGCTCATCTCATCATCTTTGTCTCGAGTTAAACATagtcaaaactataaaattttctttttgcgTGGAAAATTATTTGGCATTCTGCAAATTTCCACAATGCTTGTTGATTACCTCTGGTTGACAGCTATACATGTATAGGAAGTAAGGAAGGAAGTCCAAGTCAATAGGCACTGACATTCTTAGTCTTCCACCCTTTGGGACCAAATATGATGTGTTATAGGAAACAAGATCATGTCCAGAGACAGTGACAAGTTTGTTTGATGGAAGTAGCTCTTTTCACACTGCAGACTTGACCTTCAACACGTGAATGTAAAATTGGGTACTCGTACATATGTTCGATTATGCTTTAAACACAAATATCAAATGCTTCAAAGACAATGAAGAAACCAATAATAGATAACATGGTCGACGATATGAAGTTGAGGTACAAAAATAAAGATTAAGTGGTTTTACAATGCCAAAATATTGCAACAACAATGagattatatattattgtatataaTAGTGATCGGTCTGGAACTTGAATATATGCAGGTGGTACCGCAGGAGCACATCTTAACATAAGGCTATGATTGTTCCAtaatttttagtttcaaatttttGTACTCATTAATCTTTCCTATTGTTTTGTAAGGTGTTGGttgtttaattaaatttcatttttttttcgttAACACACTTGGTCAAATATGCAAAATCCACACATAAATGTTTATACAAATTTCCATGGAACCATCAAGACAATCGCAAAAATCAAATTTGGGAATTAAAATTCTAACTTTAATATACCtgtgttgggaagaaaccgaacaaccgaaacaaagcgaaagcacaaccggtgttctttctctccttataactcctgtaaaaattatggcaagcacaatagcacaagatatgttctctagcaaccttaatcaaccacaaatcaactaatgcaaccacaacaaaaataaatagagacaccgatatttttacgtggaaaacccctctaaattaagggtaaaaaccacgggactttagagtccgataaatagctccactatcatcaaatgttcaactacaagatcacaatatcaagcctacaacaagcattcaactccgacaaggctaacaacatgtaatctttagcaaaagagagaaaaatgagcgaacatcaccaaaaacatagctgctgaaaaatgggtatttccgacgctacaagactcggatgaaaaatccgaccgtacaaagtcaagaacaccttatcacctagctgctgtccaaaaatcagctcaatcgaaccacggatggaccttcgatcgaagagttgatcactgctgcaccaagcttgaaaatctgatttttttctattctctttctctctattttttctttagctctctgcagaaaaatttctgcccactcccgttaataagccaaaaaattggctttcgacaaaaccaaaagaaaaaggaaggcaaaacatttgtgccagaaaatatgggtttcccacatagtgggacccatacccaacaaatctccccctccaactatgtggggaatgcctccatgccggaggtcaaacaacatgcttcaaactttcctcttggtaaggccttcgtcaacatacCAGCACCATTATtattagtgtgtatcttctcaagctctaacagcttagcttcaagaacatctcgtatccaatggtacctcacatcaatatgcttagatctagcatgaaaagttgagttcttaccaagatgaatagcactctggctatcacagtacaggacatacttctcctgagtaaaaccaagctcatgcacaaacttcttcatccaaagcatctccttacacgcttcggttgctgcaatgaactctgattcggtggtggacaatgcaacacacttttgcagtctcgattgccatgccacagctccccctgcataagtgattaagtaacctgaagtagatctcctcgagtcaatgtctccggccatgtctgaatttgtatacccaacaagaacaggtttctcattgccgaaacaaagtttcatgttggaagtgccacgaagatatctcataatccacttcactgcattccaatgctctctgcctgg from Gossypium hirsutum isolate 1008001.06 chromosome A04, Gossypium_hirsutum_v2.1, whole genome shotgun sequence includes:
- the LOC107931120 gene encoding receptor-like protein 9DC1, producing the protein MQEVGNDSLIYLNVSHNSLTKVDHFPWKNIAVLDLSFNLIHGNLLIPASTINVFSVSNNNFNGEVPSLICNASAIRILDLSHNNLSGTIPQCFGNLSNGLEFLNLKKNKLNGTIPPTFAKGCQLSNFNLNGNLLEGPLTPSILNCRGLEVLDLGNNKINDTFPYWLGSLPQLQVLMIIDLSNNQFEGEIPKVIGKLNLLKGLNLSHNNLNGRIPTSIGNLTILEWLDLSSNKLAGTIPNRFVDLAFLSSFNVFENHLHGQIPQGKQFNTFGNDSYEGNKGLCGFPVSKGCNIIEPPAPNVFEKDGSKSKIAFGWQVVLIGYGCGVVFGMAVGYVVFQIGKPKWLVNLVENQHEKRRRRKSKNGNRENGRRRI